DNA sequence from the Leptospirillum ferrooxidans C2-3 genome:
ATGTAGTATTAAGAGCAATCATTCCTGTAGGATCTGTGACAATATCCCATGCGGCAAAGATATTCAATCCACCATTTGGGATCGGGTTTGCCATCGCATCAACTCCGAAACGGGTATAAACCGTTGAGGGAGATGTTCCACCTGATCCTGAGCCGGGCAATGCGGAACCTTCTCCAACGAGAGCAAATACTCCGAGACGCTCTCCGTTGGTCCGGCCCCACCCACCCCAGGACTGGGTAATATGCATAAAATAGTTGAAACCGTTAGACTGGATAGGTGCACCGCTAGAAGCATTACTACCGGTAGTGTAGGTTTGAGACTGCCCAGATCCGGACATTCCGCTCTGACCGGCATACAGTGAAGAGTTCGGGATGAAACTGATGCTTACCCGAGTTTCACAAGGATTGACAGAGAAAGCTTTCTGGGTCCCACATCCGCCGTTATTGATGTGATAACCAAAATAACGGATAGAGGTCACATCATTGTTGAATGCAACCTGATCCCCATCATAAAACATCGGGTTTGTAGCACCAGAAAAAGCGAACCCTGCATTGGTAGCACCACCGTTATTTACAACTTCTGCGGTACCTGGGACGTAATCATACATTGTCCAAGGGGAATTCGTACCGATATACACATTCCTTTGGTTTGAAAATGGGGTATCCATAGAGGTCTTTCCGGCGTAGATATTGAACCATGTCGTATTCATCAAATCATCAAATCGAACCCACAACTTTACTATATCCATCCCACTGTTCCCATTGTATCCTGGCTGAACCCAAAAAGAGATCCAGGGAGCGATCAAGCCGCCCGATTCAATATCCCACGGGGTATTGGCAGAAGCGCCATTGGCCCATCCAGGAACAGGCTTTCCTGAATTTGGGTCAGAGATCCCATTCACGGAAGTTCCGTAATACGCCATGGACATATGGAAGCCGATGGGGAAGTAGTTCTGGTTGGCTGGCTGCTGGAACATCATGTCCAGACCATTGGCTTTACCGGTGGTGGACAGCATGAAACCGCGGTCCTTGAAGAAATGACCGGTATCACCCAGTTTTGGCCACTGGATGTGGCAGAAAGAACAAGGGAAGTTGTACTTCCTTGCAAACCCCGGATAGGCATTCGCCTTTTTAGGGGCAACCATCATCGCCACGGACAAGACGGCGAAGAAGGAGAGAAAAAACAAAGCCGCTTTTCTCATCAGATTCCCTTTCTGTAAAGTTCATGGACTGGTCTCCGGAAACCCACAAAGGCCCGGATCAACGAGAAATAGAGAACAAAAATGACTAAGAACCACCAGAACAATCACCCCTGTCTTGCCCAGAACCCATCTTTTTTCAAAAAAGCCGGACCAGAAAGAAAAGAGAAACACCCTTCGGATCAAAAACCCGGGAACTTGGCTTCCTGAACATTTCCGCCGACTATAAAAAGATCCATCAATGGCTTCCGGACGATCTGCCGGCCAACCCAAAAACGATAAGGGAAAAAATGGCCCGGGAAGATATGGATAATATACCCTGCAACAGATCTTGAGGTGACGATGGATTGTTGGAGATTAAACAATACGATAACCATTGTCAACACCCTTTTTATCAACCGCAGTTTAACCGCTTGTCTGACACGAAAACCCGGGAAAGCCTAATACTCATAATCCCTTTCATTATCTTCCAAGGAAAATAATAGTCGGCCTGCCACAAGATATATTTAAAATACTTCTATAGAAAAATCTTTACGTGCCAATCATTTTGAAAAAATAGGAGAAAAACAGTCTCAGGAAGAGGAGGATGACGAAGGATGGCTGAAGATTGGATCTTTACGGCGAGGAGAAAAGAATTACAGAATTCTCATAGAGAAAAAATGATATGAAATACCCCATGACCTAGAGCGGGCGATTGATCACAGGTCCACAAACGTCACGGACTGGACCTTGTCGAGACACTCCTCCAGAATTTTCCGGAAATCACTTCTGTTCACCCCCAGAAAATCCAGGGAAAACAGAAGAGATGGCTCGACAAAAACCGAATCCGGATGCTCCGCCCCCATAATCACCGCCAGTTCGTCCCCGACCCTTAACAGGTGGACAAGATCCTGATGGGCGGGCGATTTGTGGGGTTCATGGTGCCAGAGAAGACAATCGATAATGGCTGGGGGGAACTGGAAGAGCCTTCCGTATCGGGCACCGATAAAACAATGATCGATATGGAATGCATTTCTCTCAGACAACCAGTCGCTCATCTGTCCCGTCTGGTCGGCAAGCTGTGTCCGCTCCGCAAAAAAACTCTGCTCATAAAGCGCCAGATAGACCTTCCCGATATCATGAAGAAGCCCTGCGGTCTCCGCAATTTCAGGTTCAGGAAATCCGATCCGGTCTGCAAGGATCCGGCTACAAAGAGATGTCACTCGACTGTGATACCAGAGCGCATCGATCCCCGCCACATGTCTCACACTGGTAAAAAGGGGAACAGTGAGACAAAACCCCTTCAACATGCGAAAACCGATCAGACGGATCGCCTGGGTAATCGTTGTCACCTGTCCGGCGGCGATATAAGCTCCGGTATTCGCATGCCGGATGATCTGCGTTGCAAATCCCACGTCCTTCTGGACGATCTTTCCCAGATTGGCAATGGAGATCGCACCCAGATCGATCTCGTGGATGATACTCGTGACCACATCCGGAAGAGCCGGAAATGTTTTGGGATCAGAAAGCTTTTCCGACAAGTTCACAATTTCCATGATTCCTCCAACACATTCAAAAAGCCCTCGAACTCCATATGCTTTCCTTGTTGATCACTAACTCGAAGGATGATGGTTCTTGGCGTAAAAACTCTCGACCGTCTCAAGGATAACCCCCCGTAGTTCTTCACCCGCTGGGCTCTCGGAAAGACGAAACAATCGCTTTTTGAGAAGCTCGATCTCCATCGCAATATCCTGCAGGTCCTCGACCTGGCTTTGCACCCGTGTATCCTCGACCACCACTTCGGTGATTCCCCTGTTCAGAAGCGTTTTCTTCGTAAGAGGATCGAGTGGCTTTGGAGCCTTCAGCAAAAGCCTTCCCAGGGGATCAATGATATCCGAACAGATGACCGTACCGTCTCCCAAGGATTCCAGTCGAACCATAACAAGACGCATGAGAAGTCTCCTTTTTCACAATCGTTGTTCCCATAGTTTATCCCGTTTCAAGACAACGATGGAACACAGCTCAACAAACCCAACGCTCCAGAAGCATTATACGCATAAGTTCACCCACTGAGGCACCGAAGGAACAGCTATAGGGAGTTCTCATCCATCAATCATCAGTATCATCGGTCCTGATTGACAACCACCATAGTATCCCTCAGAAGACTCTCGAAAACCGAAAAAAAACTTGCACTTTTCTAGACATTCCGATATCTTCCCTTTAATTTCAAAGATCGATTTTCCTATCTTGGTGTTAGGGTGGTCGACCCAATGGTTCGACCTGTGCCATGATGGAAAAAGGAGTTTCGGTATTTTGTTTCAAAAGACACGTCGTTCCTCAGTCAACGGTCCCGGGGGAGTCAAGGAAAATGGGTTCTGCTGATTCCAAGAATCCCATCAGGAACCAACCACATCTGTTCGATCTCTTTCCGGTTCCATCCATTATCCTCTACCCCGAATCGAACACCATCCAGGACAGCAACCAGGCATTTTCTGAGCTGACCGGCTTGTCTACGAACGATCCGCTTCCAACCTCGGTTCTTCGATCCATCAAGACGGCAACTTCCAGGATCCTCGAAACCGGAGAGCCGTTCTCTTCTATCGGAGTGAATCTCCCTGACCAGACCGGACGGCAGATCTCACTTGAGGTCGACTGTCGCCCAATTGTAAACAATGGAAAGGCCTGTTTTCTTCTGACCTTCCGGGAACGCCAGACTGTTACAAGAAGGAGTTCAATCCTCCATCTTGTCGAAGAGGCGGAGAAGGATTTTAGGGATCGTAAAGAGCCTGATCTCTTTTTCACCCATCTCCAGAGGGCTCTCGGAACGATTTTTCCAATCCATTTTTCCATTCTCTCCATCCCATCCCCCGATGGCTCCCTGAAAACTTCAGGAATCAGCGGGAAGGATCAGGGAGACCCGGATCTCCTCCTCTCTTATTTCAGATCTTTTCGATGGAATACCCCTGACGGCCTGAAATCAGCGATCGGGAAAGCGATCGACAGCGGAAAGATCCAGATCGAAACCCCTGACATGGAAAAAGGACCCTCTCTTTCCGACCTCCTCCAGAAAATGGGCATCAAGACAACCCTCACAATTCCTTTCGGCACAGGTGAGGAGGGCGATCTCCCTTTTGGGCTTTTGACGATCGGGCTTGAGAAAAGCGAGGAAGCTGATCAGACTTTTCTCAAGGATCTGGAGATCCTGTCATCTGCCATTGCGGATTGTCTGAACCGGAATTCATTACACACTCATGTCTTCGGGCGATCACGACTCTTCGATCTCGCCCCTGATGGGATTCTCCTTGTTGACCCAACAACCTGCCAGGTGATGGATTTCAACAGAACCTTCCGGAAAATGGTGGGCACACCGCCAGATCACTCTCCTTGGGATCTCTCACGATTCCTCAAAAGGTCCGGAGAGACACTCCAGGAGATCCTCCAAACATCGGGTCAATCCGGATTTTCATCAACAGTCGAGCCATTGACCAGATTCGACGGAACCCGTTTTTTTGCGGACCTGACCGGTACCGTCATTCATGATCGCAACAAACCATATCTTCTGCTCCATGTCCGGGATATCACGTCTGACTACGAAACAAAGGGGATCAATGCCCTTCTCGTGGAAATTGACCGGATGATCCTCAAGGGCGATCCCCCCGAAAATCTTCTCTCCCTGATCGTCGACCGGCTCTCCGGTCTTTTCGGATTCGCCTGCACACTTTTCATGCTCCCGGTCGAAGGGGGAGAGTTCAATCTTTTGCAGATTGCCGGAGAATCCCCCGCCATACATGAATTCATCCTGAAATCCTTTTCAGGCTTGAGGTGGAATACACCACCCGGCATCCGGACTCTCGTGGGGAAAGCCTTTATTGAAAAACGTCCCATCTATGTTGAAATCGATGAGTATGAGATCAACTGGGGATCTCCCATCGGAAACACAGCCCGGGATCTGGG
Encoded proteins:
- a CDS encoding cytochrome, whose product is MFFLSFFAVLSVAMMVAPKKANAYPGFARKYNFPCSFCHIQWPKLGDTGHFFKDRGFMLSTTGKANGLDMMFQQPANQNYFPIGFHMSMAYYGTSVNGISDPNSGKPVPGWANGASANTPWDIESGGLIAPWISFWVQPGYNGNSGMDIVKLWVRFDDLMNTTWFNIYAGKTSMDTPFSNQRNVYIGTNSPWTMYDYVPGTAEVVNNGGATNAGFAFSGATNPMFYDGDQVAFNNDVTSIRYFGYHINNGGCGTQKAFSVNPCETRVSISFIPNSSLYAGQSGMSGSGQSQTYTTGSNASSGAPIQSNGFNYFMHITQSWGGWGRTNGERLGVFALVGEGSALPGSGSGGTSPSTVYTRFGVDAMANPIPNGGLNIFAAWDIVTDPTGMIALNTTSGAPGAGTATGGGATTGGLQYMSWLVQADWQPTFHGFFSASGTNSNMISLIYNQLNMMQQPTFSGLANLPGNFNNVMAFTLSDRYWLWGSDRADISLFAQYQYMIDYGVSGMLSSFAGAAGGNFSPGASGGSYFGNVEANNFSVGIDFAY
- a CDS encoding HDOD domain-containing protein, with amino-acid sequence MEIVNLSEKLSDPKTFPALPDVVTSIIHEIDLGAISIANLGKIVQKDVGFATQIIRHANTGAYIAAGQVTTITQAIRLIGFRMLKGFCLTVPLFTSVRHVAGIDALWYHSRVTSLCSRILADRIGFPEPEIAETAGLLHDIGKVYLALYEQSFFAERTQLADQTGQMSDWLSERNAFHIDHCFIGARYGRLFQFPPAIIDCLLWHHEPHKSPAHQDLVHLLRVGDELAVIMGAEHPDSVFVEPSLLFSLDFLGVNRSDFRKILEECLDKVQSVTFVDL